Below is a window of Arabidopsis thaliana chromosome 2, partial sequence DNA.
GCTGGTCATAATGAGCGACGAAGGAAGCCACAGCCTGCGTCTCTCTCTGTGTTAGCTTCTCGTTACGGGAGGATCGCACCTTCGCTTTACGGTTAGATCCTTAAGCTCGACACATAAGACCGATTCATGTACTTTTCATCCTTAAAAGATAGATGTATATGCTACAGAAAATGGTGATGCTGGAATGAATGGAAGCTTTCTTGGGAACCAAGAGATAGGATGGCCAAGTTCAAGAACATTGGATACAAGAGTGATGAGGCGGCCAGTGTCGTCACCGTCATGGCAGATCAATCCAATGAATGTATTTAGTCAAGGTTCAGTTGGTGGAGGAGGGACAAGCTTCTCATCTCCAGAGATTATGGACACTAAACTAGAGAGCTACAAGGGAATTGGCGACTCAAACTgtgctctctctcttctgtcAAATCCACATCAACCacatgacaacaacaacaacaacaacaacaacaacaacaacaacaacaatacatGGCGAGCTTCTTCAGGTTTTGGCCCGATGACGGTTACAATGGCTCAACCACCACCTGCACCTAGCCAGCATCAGTATCTGAACCCGCCTTGGGTATTCAAGGACAATGATAATGATATGTCTCCTGTTTTGAATTTAGGTCGATACACCGAGCCAGATAATTGTCAGATAAGTAGTGGCACGGCAATGGGTGAGTTCGAGTTATCTGATCACCATCATCAAAGTAGGAGACAGTACATGGAAGATGAGAACACAAGGGCTTATGACTCTTCTTCTCACCATACCAACTGGTCTCTCTGACTTGTCTTTGCATCAGAGAATCTTCTTACAATGAACGATTCTGCAATATCTtatctttttgcttctttgtttattCTGTTATCTGCTATCAATAAACCAGACAATTGTTGCCAGATAAtggcttttgattttgatttgttgttttatctCCATGAAAATCCAAGTTATGAGATCAGATTGATTTCTTTAGCACATCAAGGTTCCATATAATGAATCTATAATCATCCTAGTATATTAGTCAAAGCAGGAGCTAACATTACCTTTTAACTTAAGGCTTAAGCCATAGCATTATCATCAGCTTTGCTCAAACTCAACATCTTAAACACTTAATTAGACTCAGAGATCTATCGACCAACGAAGTGAACTGCTTTTTCcccaaaaccctaaccacCCACTTTCAAAGATTCGTCCTTTATGGATTTAGCTCCCCTGTTTCCAAATGAAACCTCAAAAAACTTGAACCATATATACTCATCAGAAGACAACTTAACTATGGCAGCTTTTCAAATATGATtcttatctttataaaaaTCTTTCGTCAGAAACAGTAAAAGTAAGACGATGATAGAGACCTTTCTTCCTAAAGATCTCTCATCATCTTTCATGGTCGTCAGAGCTTTGCTACAGAGACGTGAAGAGAGAATATCATAAATGGGCTATATAATGGGCCCTAAGAGGCCCACATGAATTTCCGTATGATTCTTGTAATTGGGCTTTCTCTGGCTCTACTGACTCGTCTCctgaagaacaacaacaaaacatatttcatTGAGCTCCTCCACTGAATCGCTCTCATCCTTCGCTTCTTCGAATTCCAAAGGTTAGACTTTCCTGAATCCTTCAATAATCTCTCTTCGTTGTCTTCTGTAACATTTCTTCTATTGTTAGTGATGGATTCCATTATTTTCCTTGTGTTACAACTTTGATGAGCTCAATGCTTTCACAAACTAGGTTTCggaatttttgtttcaatccAATGTCTCTATTTGGGTCTTTAAACCAGATTATATTGAAGATCTGGAAAATgggtttataattttgtaaagacCGCGACTTTGAAAACTTCAATTTGGTGAAATTCTTTCAAATCCGCATCTtgtaaaaatcacatttttatatttttgttgattgatcTTGTTCTCTGTTGAATGTTTAACTTGTGTGCGTTAGGTAGAACAGTAGAAGAAATCATGGATCCAGCTGAAATGAGATATTTGGAAGAAGAGGATGGTCCGTTGATGAAGACAATCAAAGGTAGTATCACTGGTTTTGGTGCTGGGACTATTTACGGAACCATTTTAGCCACATGGAAAGATGTTCCAAGAGTGGAGAGAAATGTGGCTCTTCCAGGACTTATTAGAACACTGAAGATGATGGGAACCCATGGGCTGACTTTTGCTGCTATAGGAGGTGTTTACATCGGTGTTGAACAGCTGGTTCAGAATTTTAGATCCAAGAGAGATTTTTACAATGGTGCTATTGGTGGTTTTGTCGCTGGAGCTTCTGTGCTTGGCTATAGAGGTaatggtttttcttcttcactcatGGTTCGTTCGTTTTCATTGTGTTTGCATAAAACAATGTCTCGATGGTTAAGTAGTTTAGAACTGATGTGATTTTGGTGAAGACCATTTGAAGTTACTGGAATTAGCAGTATGTAGTTCACTTCATGTGTTTTACGAGCTTAGTAGTTATTGATGGACAAACAATGATCTCGAGTGGGAGTAACTAAAGGAATTGTAATGGGAAGAAATTGATTCTTCCTTACCTCAAGTTAATGTTATTTGGTGCCTAGTGTAGCAATTCTATAGGATAGCACAAGTGTCAAGACTTTGATATTGAGTGTATACAGGAAActctcaaaatcatatatatgtaaagatCGAAAGTACATAGCTTTGAGTGAGAGATGATGCTATAGATTCGTGCATTCTTATGATGCTATACTTAATTGTTATTTGGTTTACTTTggttttcctctttttttacAGCAAGGAGCATCCCGACAGCGATAGCTGCAGGTGCAACACTAGCTGTTACCTCTGCTTTGATTGATTCTGGAGGTCAGACCACAAGAGTAGACAATGGCAGAGAATACTATCCTTACACCGTCGAGAAAAGAGCTGAAGCTGATTCCTGATTTCTCTTTTGGTCACTGAGATTAATAAGATGTGCATTCGCTGATCCGGGGATCTTGAGAtaatctcttttgtttattttatctGGATATGTGATATCATGATACTCTTtgctcttgtttcttcttgttttcttgagAGCGACTTTCTCACATCTTTTGTCTGAATGTTTCCTGCAATAAAAATTCAACTTTGTCTGCAGATGTAAACAAATGTTTTAGCTTTCAGTAATCATTTTAATCAGACATTTGCTTGCTTCTGTTAACCTCAAGCTAGTTTCTTTATCTGAAACTATAATAGATTTGAACATGACAAGCATAAGGAAACAAACATGTAACATGTATAACAATCAGATGATATGGATTTGGAGATCTACATGTAAAAGTAGAGTGAATACGTGGCAATAACTCATTGGCTATCTTAAATTTCCTTGTGGTATGGCTAATCTAGTGGTTCTTGTCCAAGTAACTATCGCATCACAGTGACGAGTTTTTTTCCTAGAGACCTCTGCTGCAATGGCGGGGATCATAAGCCCTAGCCCTACGGCTCTTTATTTCACCAGGTAATACTAGTTCCCTCAACTGAAAGTTGACTCCTTTGTATAATTCGCCAAGTTGTTTAATCTTGGCGAGTTCTCGTCCAAAACAAGATAAAGTTAACAGTTTCGATTTCTGATGCAGTAATGTCGGTGGGAGGCGACTGAAAGCAGTGAGCTGGGCGGGAAAGAGTGTCTCCGGGAACGTTATCCGCCGGAGAAGCTTGAGAATTGCTGCGGAGCTGAAATTCGTGAAtgcagaagaagcaaaacagtTAATAGCTGAAGAAGGTTACTCGGTGGTGGATGTAAGAGACAAGACTCAATTCGAGAGAGCTCATATAAAATCTTGCTCCCATATTCCTCTCTTCATTTACAACGAAGACAACGATATTGGTAAGCACTCGAGCCTTAACTTGAACATACTGTGTCTGTATGCATTATAATTCTGAGATTCTGAGTGGTTTTGTCTGAACAAAATTGCAGGCACGATCATAAAGAGGACAGTGCACAACAATTTCTCAGGGCTCTTCTTTGGTTTACCTTTCACGAAAGTGAATCCGGAATTTCTTAAATCTGTTAGAAACGAGTTTTCTCAAGACAGCAAACTTTTACTTGTTTGCCAAGAAGGTCTCAGGTTGGTAGAACAAACTCTGGATTTCACTGAGACATGTATCACCAAATGTAGtatgaagaaaaattataagtttCTTTGTTCGATTCTTGAAAAGATCTGCAGCTGCAGCTAGTAGATTGGAGGAAGCAGGTTACGAAAACATTGCTTGTGTAACATCAGGGCTACAATCTGTAAAACCAGGTTTGATCCCATTTGGTTTCATCTAAGATCATTTCTTGAGGGGTTTTGGAGATAGTTTGGTTTGAGAAGGATAATGAATCGGATTTACTGTTGTTGCGACTTTAGGGACATTTGAATCCGTCGGTTCCACTGAGTTGCAGAATGCAGGCAAAGCAGGGCTTATCACAATTCAAGGCAAGATCTCAGCAGTCTTAGGGACAGTACTCGTCTGTAAGTTTAATTTACATAGAGCTGAAGAATATAGAGAATGTTGTTTGGTCTTTCCTTTGGTTATGAGTAAGACTTTGTTGAACTTGCAGGTGCTTATTTGTTCATACAGTTCTTCCCGGACCAAGCAGAGAAGCTCTTTCCTCCAACAAGCTAAgacaagacaaagaaaacaattgaGGCAGACatgttttcacattttctgCCTGTTTTGAATGTGATGCTTaagagaaaattcaaaatatttaaaattccCAAGTAGTAGTTActaaaagatttatatatatggtattgAGAAAAGTTGTTATAACAATTgaaagaaatcaacaacaagACAAGATGGCTTAATGTTTTTCAAGGACAAAAACGTGGATATTTAAGACTAATAAATACGATAAAAGCAGAGAGAAAcctacacacaaaaaaacagagctttaGGAGTTAGAGAGCGTGCTGTGCAGTTAAATTCTGATGTCAAACGTGCTAGCAAATCTCTGAGAAGGAACGGATCAAGAGAACTCTACAGTGACTCTGACATTTTCAATCGCCATTGGTCTTAATCGCCTTGTAGGCAGTAAAGTTGCCGAATATTTCCCGTCGCTGtcaccaaaagaaagagatacaTATAGATCATTGGCTGGCCAAAGGAGTAAATGAACTAGAATGGggattttatttgattacCGTATAGCCAGTCTTTGAAATACATGTGGAACGCTGTAGTGAGTTCTCGTTTTCGGTTTTCTTCGAGAGGTGTTTCTCTCAAGGATTGTCTTGTTTCCTCTAAGTTCTTAAGCtgctcaaaaccaaaacacagTTAAGGGATCAGATGCTGAAGTATGGATGAAAAAGAAACGAGCAATTTTATGCggaaagcaaataaaaaacatacgTTTGTCTGCTGCACTGCCTTATATGCATCTGGCAATGGAAATGGATTGTCTTTCGTGGAACCAATCGCCTCACCCGCAAACCAGTTTGGGATCTGAACCAGAGACATTGATGTGAGAAATTAACCCACGAACACAATCTTAATAACCAATATCACTAGTTACTAGAGGAAaattaaactaacaaaaaggGGAATCTAACCAAAAAGGTAGTGAACTGGTCAGGGTCCACACAAGAAGCCGGTTCAGCTTGTTTATCAGAGGCACCAGTCGGATGTGATAGTGAGTCATGCGGATCAATTGCTCCGAGCGCCAAGGATTCGTTCCATTTGTTGATAGTTGGCTGAATTCCTACCTCGGTTATGTGCTCCTCCAAGTGTGAGTAAAATGTATTATATGGAGCAACCTGGAACAGATAACAGTCACATTGATGCCAACAGTTATAGACAACACATCAGAAGATGTTTCCACTTAACTCAGTTGAAGAAGTGACTTTAACAGCATGCTCAATTTTCCAAACACCAGGAACCATTAATACGATCATGACTATACCAGGATATTAACACAGGAAAGATTTAGCCTagagttaaaagaaaaactgtagtctatttattaatttcaGCTGAATATCAGGGCGGGAAAGAAGAGTTATGTATGCAGCTCAATCTTAAATAGACATATCACCTGTAGTTTGTGGTTATCACCAACTATAAGAGGTCGCTGATTGACTCCCAAAAAGAACACACATTCACGGCAATTGGCGATGCAAATTCGTTTGGTAGCTACAATCACATGAACTCTCTCACAATGCTCAACTTTTACTGCCTGCaaagaacataaaatattatcacTGCATTCTAACCTGAACCTCGCTAACAAAGACTAAAACAGAAAGGAGTATATTTGCCGTACCTTGCCAGCAGCTCCCAGAACGATAGTAGAATCAGAACACCCATACACAGTTGCATATCTCAATGGCGCTAACAGATAAATAACAGAATCATGGCAATTGGCAACCTGCAGAATACACAAAACATGCAATTGACGTGCATACATGAGTAAACGAAACTAAATGAGGGATTGCTGTTTAAAATGCAAATTAGTTGTTCAATACGGACCTTCACTGATCTACCCTTAAGATCAGAAGCCTGCTTGAAAAGTGAGGTCTTAGAGACTCCCTCAATAATACATGGACCTCTGTCGTTAGATGAAACTTTATTAAGAGCTACACTAGAATCAGCCATTGCAGCATTCTGATCAGAGGCATTAGATGCCCCATTTTCTTTCCCAGAGATTCTGTTAGAAATGCTTTCTAAGGCGGAAGCTATGTCTTTGAGAAGCCAATCATTCACTTGGGAAGCAGGAACGGGGACAGCGGGCATATCAGGATCAGAATTCGCAAAAAAAGGAGTAGCTTGGCTTAAAGAAGGTACATCAAATCCCTTATCACCATAATGAACAAGAAACCCAATGTGCTCCAAACTCTCCATAGACAGGACCTGAGGAGGAGATTCGGACCATCTAGCATGAGATATTCGTTCTTTTCCATTTCCCATAATATTGCATCACaacataaaattttctatCCATCTgatacaaacataaaaaaagtttagcaCATACCAAAGAATCATCTCCTTGTCCCTCCACAGGCTCTGCAAGGAGAGAAATAATATTTGCAATGTGCTTTTGCAGATACGATAATTGATGAGCTTCTTCATCTGTCGGTGATGGCATAAACCGACGGCTGTTGCTACGAACAAGCTGCAAGATGATGAAAGGAAATTTAACTTAAACTCAACAGCTACAAGGATGTCTCTACCCATATGATAGAAACAGTAATGAGAACAATTATCggtaaaatatttcaaatatcaGACAATCCTTTTCATATGTTTCTGAATGATAACGTAATATTATTTAACTTGCATTGCAAAATTATAGTAAAATCCAAtgcaaaatgaaattttttaaaccaaatagATCACAAGATAACGTTTTGAGCCACATTACATgattaagagaataaaaaagctTGCCTGAATTGGAGATAATGCCGACAAGTATCCATCAAAAGCAGAAGTCGAAGGCCAAACATCAGCCACAGAAGCAGAGTCTTTATGCGTCCTAGGCAATAACTTCTTATACGATTGAATGTAGAGAAACAATATCAGATCCCTCAAATCAGCTCCCACGGAATCAACTTCCTCAGGTTTGGCCAAAACCAATGGGTCAGTCTCGCAATGGAGCACCGAAGAGAGAGTTTCGAGAACGAGGCGCGCATGGTCATCGGAGATCGAGAGTGCATCGGAAATGGCAGCAGATCCGACGCGATGATTCGTCGCCAAAGAAGCTAACTTTTGCTTGATCGGAGCTAGAGTTT
It encodes the following:
- the SPL9 gene encoding squamosa promoter binding protein-like 9 (squamosa promoter binding protein-like 9 (SPL9); FUNCTIONS IN: sequence-specific DNA binding transcription factor activity; INVOLVED IN: vegetative to reproductive phase transition of meristem, regulation of leaf formation, leaf development, regulation of transcription; LOCATED IN: nucleus; EXPRESSED IN: 22 plant structures; EXPRESSED DURING: 12 growth stages; CONTAINS InterPro DOMAIN/s: Transcription factor, SBP-box (InterPro:IPR004333); BEST Arabidopsis thaliana protein match is: squamosa promoter binding protein-like 15 (TAIR:AT3G57920.1); Has 3664 Blast hits to 3108 proteins in 157 species: Archae - 2; Bacteria - 85; Metazoa - 116; Fungi - 125; Plants - 880; Viruses - 2; Other Eukaryotes - 2454 (source: NCBI BLink).); protein product: MEMGSNSGPGHGPGQAESGGSSTESSSFSGGLMFGQKIYFEDGGGGSGSSSSGGRSNRRVRGGGSGQSGQIPRCQVEGCGMDLTNAKGYYSRHRVCGVHSKTPKVTVAGIEQRFCQQCSRFHQLPEFDLEKRSCRRRLAGHNERRRKPQPASLSVLASRYGRIAPSLYENGDAGMNGSFLGNQEIGWPSSRTLDTRVMRRPVSSPSWQINPMNVFSQGSVGGGGTSFSSPEIMDTKLESYKGIGDSNCALSLLSNPHQPHDNNNNNNNNNNNNNNTWRASSGFGPMTVTMAQPPPAPSQHQYLNPPWVFKDNDNDMSPVLNLGRYTEPDNCQISSGTAMGEFELSDHHHQSRRQYMEDENTRAYDSSSHHTNWSL
- a CDS encoding Rhodanese/Cell cycle control phosphatase superfamily protein (Rhodanese/Cell cycle control phosphatase superfamily protein; FUNCTIONS IN: molecular_function unknown; INVOLVED IN: biological_process unknown; LOCATED IN: chloroplast thylakoid membrane, chloroplast; EXPRESSED IN: 22 plant structures; EXPRESSED DURING: 13 growth stages; CONTAINS InterPro DOMAIN/s: Rhodanese-like (InterPro:IPR001763); BEST Arabidopsis thaliana protein match is: Rhodanese/Cell cycle control phosphatase superfamily protein (TAIR:AT3G08920.1); Has 955 Blast hits to 955 proteins in 207 species: Archae - 14; Bacteria - 343; Metazoa - 1; Fungi - 0; Plants - 204; Viruses - 0; Other Eukaryotes - 393 (source: NCBI BLink).), with amino-acid sequence MAGIISPSPTALYFTSNVGGRRLKAVSWAGKSVSGNVIRRRSLRIAAELKFVNAEEAKQLIAEEGYSVVDVRDKTQFERAHIKSCSHIPLFIYNEDNDIGTIIKRTVHNNFSGLFFGLPFTKVNPEFLKSVRNEFSQDSKLLLVCQEGLRSAAAASRLEEAGYENIACVTSGLQSVKPGTFESVGSTELQNAGKAGLITIQGKISAVLGTVLVCAYLFIQFFPDQAEKLFPPTS
- the OEP16-3 gene encoding Mitochondrial import inner membrane translocase subunit Tim17/Tim22/Tim23 family protein (OEP16-3; FUNCTIONS IN: protein transporter activity, P-P-bond-hydrolysis-driven protein transmembrane transporter activity; INVOLVED IN: protein transport; LOCATED IN: in 6 components; EXPRESSED IN: 24 plant structures; EXPRESSED DURING: 15 growth stages; CONTAINS InterPro DOMAIN/s: Mitochondrial inner membrane translocase complex, subunit Tim17/22 (InterPro:IPR003397); Has 35333 Blast hits to 34131 proteins in 2444 species: Archae - 798; Bacteria - 22429; Metazoa - 974; Fungi - 991; Plants - 531; Viruses - 0; Other Eukaryotes - 9610 (source: NCBI BLink).) codes for the protein MDPAEMRYLEEEDGPLMKTIKGSITGFGAGTIYGTILATWKDVPRVERNVALPGLIRTLKMMGTHGLTFAAIGGVYIGVEQLVQNFRSKRDFYNGAIGGFVAGASVLGYRARSIPTAIAAGATLAVTSALIDSGGQTTRVDNGREYYPYTVEKRAEADS
- a CDS encoding C-CAP/cofactor C-like domain-containing protein (C-CAP/cofactor C-like domain-containing protein; FUNCTIONS IN: binding; INVOLVED IN: biological_process unknown; LOCATED IN: cellular_component unknown; CONTAINS InterPro DOMAIN/s: CARP motif (InterPro:IPR006599), C-CAP/cofactor C-like domain (InterPro:IPR017901), Tubulin binding cofactor C (InterPro:IPR012945); BEST Arabidopsis thaliana protein match is: Tubulin binding cofactor C domain-containing protein (TAIR:AT3G57890.1); Has 35333 Blast hits to 34131 proteins in 2444 species: Archae - 798; Bacteria - 22429; Metazoa - 974; Fungi - 991; Plants - 531; Viruses - 0; Other Eukaryotes - 9610 (source: NCBI BLink).); translation: MTEELIDQSPPPDPDPIQNSNLIIHPRRVPFEHGLLPIQKLVFTDPIQTLAPIKQKLASLATNHRVGSAAISDALSISDDHARLVLETLSSVLHCETDPLVLAKPEEVDSVGADLRDLILFLYIQSYKKLLPRTHKDSASVADVWPSTSAFDGYLSALSPIQLVRSNSRRFMPSPTDEEAHQLSYLQKHIANIISLLAEPVEGQGDDSLVLSMESLEHIGFLVHYGDKGFDVPSLSQATPFFANSDPDMPAVPVPASQVNDWLLKDIASALESISNRISGKENGASNASDQNAAMADSSVALNKVSSNDRGPCIIEGVSKTSLFKQASDLKGRSVKVANCHDSVIYLLAPLRYATVYGCSDSTIVLGAAGKAVKVEHCERVHVIVATKRICIANCRECVFFLGVNQRPLIVGDNHKLQS
- the OEP16-3 gene encoding Mitochondrial import inner membrane translocase subunit Tim17/Tim22/Tim23 family protein (OEP16-3; FUNCTIONS IN: protein transporter activity, P-P-bond-hydrolysis-driven protein transmembrane transporter activity; INVOLVED IN: protein transport; LOCATED IN: in 6 components; EXPRESSED IN: 24 plant structures; EXPRESSED DURING: 15 growth stages; CONTAINS InterPro DOMAIN/s: Mitochondrial inner membrane translocase complex, subunit Tim17/22 (InterPro:IPR003397); Has 35333 Blast hits to 34131 proteins in 2444 species: Archae - 798; Bacteria - 22429; Metazoa - 974; Fungi - 991; Plants - 531; Viruses - 0; Other Eukaryotes - 9610 (source: NCBI BLink).): MFNLCALGRTVEEIMDPAEMRYLEEEDGPLMKTIKGSITGFGAGTIYGTILATWKDVPRVERNVALPGLIRTLKMMGTHGLTFAAIGGVYIGVEQLVQNFRSKRDFYNGAIGGFVAGASVLGYRARSIPTAIAAGATLAVTSALIDSGGQTTRVDNGREYYPYTVEKRAEADS
- a CDS encoding C-CAP/cofactor C-like domain-containing protein (C-CAP/cofactor C-like domain-containing protein; FUNCTIONS IN: binding; INVOLVED IN: biological_process unknown; LOCATED IN: cellular_component unknown; CONTAINS InterPro DOMAIN/s: CARP motif (InterPro:IPR006599), C-CAP/cofactor C-like domain (InterPro:IPR017901), Tubulin binding cofactor C (InterPro:IPR012945); BEST Arabidopsis thaliana protein match is: Tubulin binding cofactor C domain-containing protein (TAIR:AT3G57890.1); Has 35333 Blast hits to 34131 proteins in 2444 species: Archae - 798; Bacteria - 22429; Metazoa - 974; Fungi - 991; Plants - 531; Viruses - 0; Other Eukaryotes - 9610 (source: NCBI BLink).), giving the protein MTEELIDQSPPPDPDPIQNSNLIIHPRRVPFEHGLLPIQKLVFTDPIQTLAPIKQKLASLATNHRVGSAAISDALSISDDHARLVLETLSSVLHCETDPLVLAKPEEVDSVGADLRDLILFLYIQSYKKLLPRTHKDSASVADVWPSTSAFDGYLSALSPIQLVRSNSRRFMPSPTDEEAHQLSYLQKHIANIISLLAEPVEGQGDDSLVLSMESLEHIGFLVHYGDKGFDVPSLSQATPFFANSDPDMPAVPVPASQVNDWLLKDIASALESISNRISGKENGASNASDQNAAMADSSVALNKVSSNDRGPCIIEGVSKTSLFKQASDLKGRSVKVANCHDSVIYLLAPLRYATVYGCSDSTIVLGAAGKAVKVEHCERVHVIVATKRICIANCRECVFFLGVNQRPLIVGDNHKLQVAPYNTFYSHLEEHITEVGIQPTINKWNESLALGAIDPHDSLSHPTGASDKQAEPASCVDPDQFTTFLIPNWFAGEAIGSTKDNPFPLPDAYKAVQQTNLKNLEETRQSLRETPLEENRKRELTTAFHMYFKDWLYATGNIRQLYCLQGD